The Yersinia intermedia genome window below encodes:
- a CDS encoding phosphoadenylyl-sulfate reductase, translating to MSQFNLSELNALPKAEQAAALALVNGQLEHFTAQERVSWALENLPAEFVLSSSFGIQAAVCLHLVTRQRPDIPVILTDTGYLFPETYQFIDDLTEKLQLNLQVFRAPHSPAWQEARYGKLWEQGVEGIERYNDLNKVEPMNRALETLGAQTWFAGLRREQSGSRAQLPVLAIQRGVFKLLPIIDWDNRQIYQYLTQNGLSYHPLWEQGYLSVGDTHTTRKWEPGMSEEETRFFGLKRECGLHEG from the coding sequence GTGAGCCAATTTAACTTGAGTGAACTTAATGCCCTGCCGAAAGCGGAACAAGCGGCGGCACTGGCATTGGTTAACGGTCAACTTGAGCATTTTACCGCGCAAGAGCGGGTGAGCTGGGCATTGGAAAATCTACCGGCCGAATTTGTGCTTTCTTCCAGCTTTGGTATTCAGGCCGCCGTTTGTTTGCATCTTGTTACACGGCAACGCCCTGATATTCCGGTCATTCTCACTGATACCGGTTACTTATTCCCAGAAACCTATCAGTTTATTGATGACTTGACCGAGAAGCTTCAGCTTAACTTGCAGGTATTTCGTGCCCCACATAGCCCGGCTTGGCAGGAAGCCCGTTACGGCAAACTGTGGGAGCAGGGCGTCGAGGGTATTGAACGTTACAATGATCTGAACAAAGTGGAACCCATGAATCGGGCACTGGAGACTCTGGGCGCTCAAACGTGGTTTGCTGGTCTTCGCCGTGAACAATCAGGCAGCCGGGCGCAGCTACCGGTGTTAGCCATTCAGCGCGGTGTCTTCAAGTTGCTACCGATTATCGATTGGGACAATCGGCAGATTTACCAATATCTGACCCAAAATGGCCTGAGCTATCACCCTCTTTGGGAACAGGGTTACTTATCGGTTGGGGATACTCATACCACCCGTAAATGGGAACCGGGAATGAGCGAAGAGGAAACTCGCTTCTTTGGTTTGAAACGCGAATGCGGCCTGCATGAAGGCTGA
- the cysI gene encoding assimilatory sulfite reductase (NADPH) hemoprotein subunit translates to MNEKHPGPLVVAGKLSDGERMKSESNFLRGTIAKDLNDGLTGGFNGDNFLLIRFHGMYQQDDRDIRAERAEQKLEPRHAMMLRCRLPGGIITPQQWLGIDKFAADNTLYGSIRITNRQTFQFHGILKGNVKPAHQLLNQLGLDALATANDVNRNVLCTSNPVESVLHQEAYEWAKKISEHLLPRTRAYAEIWLDAEKVATTDEEPILGATYLPRKFKTTVVIPPQNDVDLHANDLNFVAVADKGKLIGFNVLVGGGLSIAHGDKNTYPRKASEFGYIPLQHTLAIAEAVVTTQRDWGNRTDRKNAKTKYTLERVGVETFKAEVEKRAGVSFSAIKPYQFTGRGDRVGWVKGIDKKWHLTLFIENGRLLDYPGRSLKTGVAEIAKIHQGDFRLTANQNLIVAGVPEKDKARIEALAREHGLMDDSVSPQRENSMACVSFPTCPLAMAEAERFLPEFVTRVEDILQRHGIADEHIVLRVTGCPNGCGRALLAEVGLVGKAVGRYNLHLGGNREGTRIPRMYRENITEDEILSITDLLVGRWAKERHADEGFGDFVIRVGVIAPVIDSARDFYDVQEAV, encoded by the coding sequence ATGAATGAAAAACACCCAGGGCCATTAGTCGTTGCCGGAAAACTCTCGGATGGCGAGCGTATGAAGTCGGAAAGTAATTTCCTGCGTGGGACCATTGCCAAAGACTTGAATGACGGTCTAACGGGTGGTTTCAATGGCGACAACTTCCTGTTGATCCGCTTCCACGGCATGTACCAGCAGGATGACCGCGATATTCGTGCTGAACGCGCCGAACAGAAGCTGGAACCGCGTCATGCCATGATGCTACGTTGCCGCTTGCCGGGGGGGATTATTACCCCACAGCAATGGTTGGGAATTGATAAGTTTGCGGCGGATAACACCTTATACGGCAGCATCCGTATCACCAACCGCCAGACATTCCAGTTCCATGGCATTTTGAAAGGCAATGTTAAACCGGCTCATCAGTTGCTTAATCAATTGGGGCTGGATGCGTTGGCGACGGCAAACGATGTAAACCGTAATGTACTGTGTACGTCGAACCCCGTGGAGTCAGTGTTACATCAGGAAGCCTACGAATGGGCGAAAAAGATTTCTGAGCATTTGCTGCCGCGTACTCGTGCTTATGCCGAAATTTGGTTGGATGCGGAAAAAGTGGCGACCACCGATGAAGAGCCGATTCTCGGAGCAACCTATTTACCGCGTAAATTTAAAACCACAGTTGTTATTCCGCCGCAAAATGATGTGGATCTACACGCCAATGACCTCAACTTTGTGGCTGTTGCTGATAAAGGCAAACTGATTGGCTTTAACGTGTTGGTCGGCGGTGGGCTATCTATTGCTCATGGTGATAAGAATACCTATCCCCGTAAAGCGAGTGAATTTGGCTACATTCCGCTACAGCACACGCTGGCTATCGCTGAAGCGGTTGTTACCACTCAACGTGATTGGGGCAATCGTACCGATCGCAAAAATGCTAAAACCAAATATACGCTGGAGCGAGTAGGGGTAGAAACCTTCAAAGCGGAAGTTGAAAAGCGCGCAGGCGTCAGTTTCAGTGCTATTAAGCCTTATCAATTTACCGGTCGTGGTGATCGCGTCGGCTGGGTGAAAGGCATTGATAAGAAATGGCATCTAACCCTGTTTATCGAAAATGGTCGTTTGCTAGATTATCCCGGCCGTAGCCTGAAAACCGGTGTGGCAGAAATTGCTAAAATCCATCAGGGTGATTTCCGCTTAACTGCGAATCAGAACCTGATTGTGGCAGGGGTGCCGGAAAAAGATAAAGCCCGTATTGAAGCGTTGGCCCGTGAGCATGGCTTGATGGATGACAGTGTCAGCCCGCAGCGTGAGAACTCCATGGCGTGTGTTTCATTCCCAACCTGTCCGCTGGCAATGGCAGAAGCGGAACGCTTCCTGCCGGAGTTTGTGACCCGAGTTGAGGATATTTTGCAGCGCCACGGTATTGCTGATGAACATATCGTTCTGCGAGTGACTGGCTGCCCGAACGGTTGTGGCCGTGCTTTACTGGCAGAAGTAGGGCTGGTGGGTAAAGCCGTTGGTCGTTATAACCTGCATCTGGGGGGCAACCGGGAAGGCACGCGGATACCGCGGATGTATCGTGAAAATATCACCGAAGATGAGATTTTATCGATTACTGATCTGTTGGTTGGGCGCTGGGCAAAAGAGCGCCATGCTGATGAAGGTTTCGGTGACTTTGTGATTCGCGTTGGTGTGATTGCCCCAGTGATTGATTCAGCCCGTGATTTTTATGACGTACAGGAGGCGGTGTGA
- the cysJ gene encoding NADPH-dependent assimilatory sulfite reductase flavoprotein subunit, which yields MTTQVPPTSLLPLSPEQLARLQAAVGEFSPTQMAWLSGYFWGMVNQQPGAAATPAAALSPALTITLISASQTGNARRLAEQLRDDLLAAKLNVNLVNAGDYKFKQIAQERLLIVVASTQGEGEPAEEAVALHKFLFSKKAPKLPETAFAVFGLGDTSYEHFCQAGKDFDSKLAELGAQRLLARVDADVEYQESAQQWRQQIVAALQARVPAQSATAAAVTQSGAVDEITSSPYSKTAPLTAQLSVQQKVTGRNSEKDVRHIEIDLADSGLRYQPGDALGVWFDNDPALVDELLALLWLKGDEQVSVDGQNLPLAQALRSHFELTQNTTLIVDKYAALSRDEKLIALLADKPALQQYAKNTPIVDMVRQAPSDLNADQLIALLRPLTPRLYSIASSQAETENEVHITVGVVRYDIDGRPRTGGASGYLADRLEVEGDIRVFIEHNDNFRLPANPETPVIMIGPGTGIAPFRAFMQQREADGASGKNWLFFGNPHFTEDFLYQVEWQRYVKEGLLTRIDLAWSRDQAHKIYVQDKLRAQGAELWNWIQQGAHIYVCGDANRMAKDVEQVLLDVVAEHGAMDTEQADEYLSELRLARRYQRDVY from the coding sequence ATGACGACTCAGGTTCCTCCTACTTCTTTACTTCCGCTATCGCCGGAGCAGTTAGCCCGCTTACAGGCGGCGGTTGGTGAATTTTCCCCAACCCAAATGGCATGGTTGTCCGGTTATTTCTGGGGCATGGTTAATCAACAGCCAGGTGCGGCTGCAACCCCAGCGGCGGCGCTTTCGCCAGCGCTGACGATAACTCTGATATCTGCCTCTCAAACAGGGAATGCACGCCGCTTGGCGGAACAGCTACGCGATGACCTTCTGGCGGCTAAACTTAATGTCAATTTAGTCAATGCAGGTGATTATAAGTTTAAGCAAATTGCACAAGAACGCCTGTTAATTGTAGTTGCCTCCACTCAGGGCGAAGGTGAACCTGCGGAAGAAGCGGTTGCATTACACAAATTTCTATTCTCAAAAAAAGCCCCTAAATTGCCGGAAACCGCCTTTGCTGTGTTTGGGCTAGGGGATACGTCTTACGAACATTTTTGCCAAGCGGGTAAAGATTTCGACAGCAAATTGGCGGAACTTGGTGCTCAGCGGTTATTGGCTCGTGTCGATGCGGATGTGGAATATCAGGAATCTGCACAACAGTGGCGTCAGCAAATCGTTGCAGCGTTACAGGCACGGGTGCCTGCACAATCGGCAACTGCGGCGGCAGTAACACAAAGTGGTGCCGTGGATGAAATAACGTCCAGCCCATACAGCAAAACGGCACCACTGACTGCACAATTATCGGTGCAGCAAAAAGTGACAGGCCGTAACTCCGAAAAAGATGTTCGCCACATTGAAATAGATTTAGCTGATTCAGGTCTGCGTTACCAACCCGGTGATGCTCTGGGGGTCTGGTTTGATAACGACCCGGCACTGGTAGACGAGTTGCTTGCCCTGTTGTGGCTTAAAGGCGATGAACAAGTCAGTGTCGACGGGCAGAATCTGCCACTGGCACAGGCATTGCGCAGCCATTTTGAACTGACGCAAAACACCACGCTGATCGTTGATAAGTATGCGGCACTTTCCCGTGATGAGAAGCTGATTGCGTTGCTGGCAGATAAACCGGCGCTGCAACAATATGCCAAAAATACCCCGATCGTTGATATGGTCAGACAGGCTCCATCTGATCTCAATGCTGATCAATTGATTGCGCTGTTACGGCCACTGACGCCGCGCCTGTACTCCATTGCGTCCTCACAGGCTGAGACTGAAAATGAAGTACATATCACCGTGGGTGTGGTGCGCTATGACATTGATGGGCGACCGCGTACCGGAGGGGCATCAGGGTATTTGGCTGATCGGCTGGAAGTGGAGGGTGATATTCGTGTCTTTATCGAACATAACGATAACTTCCGCTTGCCTGCTAACCCGGAAACGCCAGTGATCATGATTGGTCCCGGTACCGGTATTGCGCCTTTCCGCGCCTTTATGCAACAGCGTGAGGCTGATGGTGCCAGTGGCAAGAATTGGTTGTTCTTTGGTAACCCCCATTTCACCGAGGATTTTCTCTATCAGGTTGAATGGCAGCGCTATGTTAAAGAAGGCTTGCTGACCCGCATTGATCTGGCTTGGTCGCGCGATCAGGCCCATAAAATATACGTACAAGACAAACTGCGTGCACAGGGCGCAGAACTGTGGAACTGGATACAACAAGGTGCCCACATTTACGTCTGTGGCGATGCTAACCGCATGGCCAAAGACGTTGAGCAAGTTTTACTGGACGTGGTGGCTGAGCACGGTGCAATGGATACCGAGCAGGCTGATGAATATTTAAGTGAGCTGCGCCTGGCGCGCCGTTATCAGCGGGATGTGTACTGA
- the queD gene encoding 6-carboxytetrahydropterin synthase QueD has product MSTTLFKDFQFEAAHRLPHVAEGHKCGRLHGHSFMVRIEVTGEVDAHSGWVMDFADLKAAFKPIWERLDHYYLNDIPGLENPTSEVLASWIWQQLKPQLPELSAVMVKETCSAGCVYRGE; this is encoded by the coding sequence ATGAGCACCACTCTATTTAAAGATTTTCAATTTGAAGCCGCTCACCGGCTGCCCCATGTTGCGGAAGGCCATAAATGTGGCCGTTTGCACGGTCATTCATTTATGGTCCGTATCGAGGTTACCGGTGAAGTGGATGCTCACTCCGGCTGGGTGATGGATTTTGCTGATCTGAAAGCAGCATTTAAACCTATTTGGGAACGACTGGATCACTACTATCTGAATGATATTCCTGGCTTGGAAAACCCGACCAGTGAAGTGCTGGCCAGTTGGATTTGGCAACAGCTTAAACCGCAGCTACCAGAACTGAGCGCAGTGATGGTGAAAGAGACCTGTTCTGCGGGCTGCGTTTATCGCGGCGAATAA
- the queE gene encoding 7-carboxy-7-deazaguanine synthase QueE, translated as MRYPINEMFQTLQGEGYFTGVPAIFVRLQGCPVGCSWCDTKHTWEKEADREVDMQRIMVKTAESDAWGEASAQQLLDIFSQQGYTARHVVITGGEPAIYDLFPLTSLLEQAGYSCQIETSGTHDVRCSATTWVTVSPKVNMRGGLKVLPQALQRADEIKHPVGRMRDIEALEVLLATLDDDKKRIIALQPISQKDDATKLCIETCIAKNWRLSMQTHKYLNIA; from the coding sequence ATGCGGTACCCGATTAATGAGATGTTCCAAACCTTGCAAGGCGAGGGTTACTTCACCGGTGTACCGGCGATCTTTGTGCGCTTGCAGGGCTGCCCGGTAGGTTGTAGCTGGTGTGATACCAAACACACTTGGGAAAAGGAAGCCGATCGGGAAGTCGATATGCAGCGCATTATGGTTAAAACCGCAGAAAGTGATGCCTGGGGGGAGGCCAGCGCACAGCAGCTATTAGATATTTTCTCTCAGCAGGGATATACCGCACGCCACGTTGTCATCACTGGTGGAGAACCCGCTATTTACGACTTGTTCCCCTTAACCTCATTGTTGGAGCAGGCCGGTTATAGCTGCCAGATTGAAACCAGCGGCACGCATGATGTCCGGTGTTCAGCGACGACGTGGGTGACGGTTTCGCCAAAAGTGAATATGCGTGGTGGTCTGAAAGTATTGCCTCAAGCATTGCAACGCGCCGATGAGATTAAACATCCGGTTGGCCGCATGCGGGATATCGAGGCATTAGAGGTGCTACTTGCCACGCTAGATGACGACAAAAAGCGGATTATTGCGCTACAACCCATCAGCCAGAAAGACGACGCCACCAAGCTCTGTATAGAAACCTGCATTGCCAAGAATTGGCGGCTGTCGATGCAGACGCATAAGTATTTAAATATCGCTTAA
- the sodC gene encoding superoxide dismutase family protein — MKLKYLTLPAMLFTSSVLAAGVTVTMNEALPEGNGKALGTVTVTETPYGLLFTPHLTGLVAGIHGFHLHENPSCAPGQKDGKPVPALAAGGHFDPQKTAVHLGPYNDKGHLGDLPGLVVNADGSATYQVLAPRLKSLSELKQHALMIHAGGDNYADHPMPLGGGGARMACGVIE; from the coding sequence ATGAAACTGAAATATTTAACGTTGCCAGCGATGCTTTTTACCAGCAGTGTGCTGGCTGCGGGCGTTACGGTGACCATGAACGAAGCACTCCCTGAAGGTAATGGCAAGGCTCTGGGCACGGTGACAGTGACTGAAACGCCTTATGGTTTACTGTTCACGCCTCATTTGACCGGGTTGGTGGCGGGGATACATGGGTTCCATCTGCATGAAAACCCAAGTTGTGCTCCAGGGCAGAAAGACGGTAAACCCGTGCCAGCACTTGCTGCCGGCGGCCATTTTGATCCACAAAAAACGGCCGTACACCTTGGGCCTTATAATGATAAAGGGCATCTGGGGGATTTGCCGGGGCTGGTTGTGAATGCTGATGGCAGCGCGACTTATCAGGTATTAGCTCCACGCCTGAAATCACTCTCTGAACTGAAACAGCATGCCTTGATGATTCATGCCGGTGGTGATAACTATGCCGATCATCCAATGCCGCTAGGCGGTGGCGGTGCGCGCATGGCTTGTGGCGTGATTGAGTAA
- the eno gene encoding phosphopyruvate hydratase: MSKIVKVIGREIIDSRGNPTVEAEVHLEGGFVGLAAAPSGASTGSREALELRDGDKSRFLGKGVLKAVAAVNGPIAQAVMGKDAKDQANIDKIMIDLDGTENKSQFGANAILAVSLAAAKAAAASKGMPLYEHIAELNGTPGKFSMPLPMMNIINGGEHADNNVDIQEFMIQPVGAKTLKEAVRIGSEVFHTLAKVLKSKGMNTAVGDEGGYAPNLGSNAEALAVIAEAVKQAGYVLGKDVTLAMDCAASEFYKDGKYVLAGEGNKAFTSEEFTHFLEDLTKQYPIVSIEDGLDESDWAGFKYQTEVLGDKIQLVGDDLFVTNTKILKEGIEKGVANSILIKFNQIGSLTETLAAIKMAKDAGYTAVISHRSGETEDATIADLAVGTAAGQIKTGSMSRSDRVAKYNQLIRIEEALGDRAPFNGLKEVKGQ; encoded by the coding sequence ATGTCCAAAATCGTTAAAGTCATCGGTCGCGAAATCATCGACTCCCGTGGTAACCCAACTGTAGAAGCTGAAGTTCATCTGGAAGGCGGTTTTGTTGGTTTGGCTGCTGCACCATCAGGTGCTTCTACCGGTTCCCGTGAAGCACTGGAACTGCGTGACGGTGACAAATCCCGTTTCCTGGGCAAAGGCGTTCTGAAAGCCGTTGCCGCAGTAAATGGCCCAATTGCTCAGGCAGTTATGGGTAAAGATGCTAAAGACCAGGCCAACATCGATAAAATCATGATCGATCTGGACGGTACTGAGAACAAATCCCAGTTTGGTGCTAACGCCATTCTGGCTGTTTCTCTGGCAGCAGCGAAAGCAGCAGCAGCGTCTAAAGGCATGCCTTTGTACGAGCACATTGCTGAACTGAACGGCACCCCAGGCAAATTCTCTATGCCACTGCCGATGATGAACATCATCAACGGCGGCGAACATGCTGATAACAACGTTGATATTCAAGAGTTTATGATTCAGCCAGTAGGCGCTAAAACTCTGAAAGAAGCGGTTCGCATCGGTTCAGAAGTGTTCCATACCTTGGCTAAAGTTCTGAAGTCTAAAGGCATGAACACAGCGGTAGGCGACGAAGGCGGTTATGCACCAAACCTGGGTTCTAACGCCGAAGCACTGGCTGTTATCGCTGAAGCGGTAAAACAAGCAGGCTACGTGTTGGGTAAAGACGTTACTCTGGCTATGGACTGTGCGGCATCTGAGTTCTACAAAGATGGCAAATATGTTCTGGCTGGCGAAGGCAACAAAGCGTTCACTTCTGAAGAGTTCACTCACTTCCTGGAAGACCTGACCAAACAGTACCCAATCGTTTCCATCGAAGATGGCTTGGACGAATCTGACTGGGCTGGCTTCAAATACCAGACCGAAGTTCTGGGTGACAAAATCCAACTGGTTGGTGACGACCTGTTTGTAACCAACACCAAGATCCTGAAAGAAGGCATCGAGAAAGGTGTTGCTAACTCTATCTTGATCAAATTCAACCAGATCGGTTCTCTGACCGAAACTCTGGCTGCTATCAAGATGGCGAAAGATGCAGGTTACACCGCGGTTATCTCTCACCGTTCTGGCGAAACCGAAGATGCTACTATTGCCGATCTGGCAGTAGGTACCGCAGCAGGCCAAATCAAAACGGGTTCAATGAGCCGTTCTGACCGCGTTGCTAAATACAACCAACTGATCCGTATCGAAGAAGCGCTGGGCGACCGCGCACCATTCAACGGTCTGAAAGAAGTGAAAGGCCAGTAA
- the pyrG gene encoding glutamine hydrolyzing CTP synthase, protein MTTNYIFVTGGVVSSLGKGIAAASLAAILEARGLKVTMMKLDPYINMDPGTMSPTQHGEVYVTDDGAETDLDLGHYERFIRTKMTRRNNFTAGRIYSDVLRKERRGDYLGATIQVIPHITNAIKERIVEGGEGYDVVLVEIGGTVGDIESLPFLEAIRQMAWEVGREHSLYMHLTLVPYLAAAGEVKTKPTQHSVKELLSIGIQPDVLICRSDRVVPANERAKIALFCNVPEKAVISLKDVDSIYKIPGLLKSQGLDDYICKRFSLTCPEANLAEWEQVLYEESNPGGEVTIGMIGKYVELPDAYKSVIEALKHGGLKNRLTVNIKLIDSQDVETRGEEMLKGLDAILIPGGFGYRGVEGKVLAARYAREHNIPYLGICLGMQVALMEFARNVAGMENANSTEFVPDCKYPVVALITEWRDEDGNVEVRTEDSDLGGTMRVGGQQCHLIEGSLVRQMYGEPTIVERHRHRYEVNNMLLKQIEAAGLRVAGRSADNKLVEIIELPNHPWFVACQFHPEFTSTPRDGHPLFAGFVKAAGDYQKRQVK, encoded by the coding sequence ATGACAACTAATTATATTTTTGTGACCGGCGGGGTCGTATCCTCTCTGGGTAAAGGCATTGCCGCAGCCTCTCTGGCGGCTATACTTGAAGCCCGTGGCCTCAAGGTTACTATGATGAAACTGGACCCATATATTAACATGGATCCAGGCACCATGAGCCCGACTCAACACGGGGAAGTTTATGTCACCGATGATGGTGCTGAAACCGATCTGGATTTAGGTCACTATGAGCGCTTCATTCGCACTAAAATGACCCGTCGCAACAACTTCACCGCTGGTCGTATCTATTCCGATGTTCTACGCAAAGAACGCCGTGGCGACTACTTAGGTGCAACCATTCAGGTTATTCCTCATATCACCAATGCTATCAAAGAGCGCATCGTTGAAGGTGGCGAAGGCTATGATGTGGTATTGGTTGAAATCGGCGGTACCGTAGGTGATATCGAATCCCTGCCATTCCTCGAAGCCATTCGTCAAATGGCGTGGGAAGTGGGCCGCGAACACAGCCTTTACATGCACCTGACGCTGGTTCCTTATCTGGCGGCGGCTGGTGAAGTGAAAACCAAGCCAACACAACATTCGGTAAAAGAGCTGCTGTCCATTGGTATTCAGCCCGATGTGCTGATTTGCCGTTCTGATCGCGTAGTTCCTGCTAATGAACGCGCTAAAATTGCCTTGTTCTGCAATGTGCCAGAAAAAGCGGTTATCTCGCTAAAAGATGTTGATTCTATTTATAAAATCCCAGGGCTATTGAAATCACAGGGCCTTGACGATTATATTTGTAAACGATTCAGCTTAACTTGTCCTGAAGCAAATCTCGCAGAATGGGAACAGGTATTATACGAAGAGTCGAATCCAGGTGGCGAAGTGACCATTGGGATGATTGGCAAATACGTAGAATTGCCGGATGCCTATAAATCTGTGATTGAAGCGCTCAAACACGGTGGGCTGAAAAATCGCCTAACGGTGAACATCAAGCTAATCGATTCGCAAGATGTAGAAACGCGCGGCGAAGAGATGCTGAAAGGGCTGGATGCTATTCTAATCCCAGGTGGCTTTGGCTACCGTGGTGTGGAAGGCAAGGTTCTGGCGGCGCGTTATGCCCGTGAACACAATATTCCTTATCTGGGCATTTGCCTGGGTATGCAAGTTGCACTGATGGAGTTTGCCCGCAACGTAGCGGGGATGGAAAACGCAAACTCCACAGAATTTGTGCCAGACTGTAAGTATCCGGTGGTTGCATTAATCACCGAATGGCGTGATGAAGACGGCAACGTTGAAGTACGTACGGAAGATAGCGATTTGGGCGGTACCATGCGGGTGGGTGGGCAGCAATGTCACCTGATCGAAGGTAGTCTGGTACGTCAGATGTATGGCGAACCTACCATCGTTGAGCGCCATCGTCATCGCTATGAAGTAAACAACATGTTGTTGAAGCAGATTGAAGCCGCCGGGTTGCGTGTAGCAGGGCGTTCTGCGGATAACAAACTGGTGGAAATTATCGAGTTACCAAACCACCCGTGGTTTGTGGCTTGTCAGTTCCATCCAGAATTTACTTCGACGCCACGTGATGGTCACCCGTTGTTCGCCGGCTTTGTTAAAGCGGCTGGTGATTATCAGAAGCGCCAGGTGAAATAA